GCGAAGTGCGCCGGGGCTTCGCATCGCCCGATTTGGGCGGTTCGATATTGGTGGGCTTGTTCACTGACACATTCCCCCCTCAGGCGACCGAGCCGACTTGGACCATTTCGACGACCAGCAGGAGGAAGCAGACCGCTCCCAACGCTCCGACGCCCGCGACGAACTGTTTGAGCCGCAACTTCTCGTGCTTGCGCGCGGCCGTGGTCATCGAACGCGAGATGGTCCCGATGACCGGCAGGTCGAGCGTGCGCTCGAGCTTGTCGGCTGTAGTAAAGCTGGATTTGAGCTGGCCCATCACGAAGGCCACCCCGGCGCCCGCGCCAAGACCGACGATGAGCACCCCGAGAAGCAGGAGCGGCCGATTGGGTGCTGCCGGATTACGCGGCGCGGTCGGCGGGTCGATGACTTCGAACTGGAAGGCGCTGCGCTCGGTTTCGACCTGTCCGCGCAGGCGCATTTCCTCGCGATCGTTGAGCAAGTCGTCATATTTGTCCTTGAGGACTTCGTAATCGCGGCTGATGCGGTTGGCCTCTGCGGCCACGGCGGGCTCGTCGGCCTGCGCGGCGATTAGGCCGGAGATGTCCGATTGCAACGCTGCCTTGCGCGCCTGGAGCGCCTGCACATTGGCTTGCCGCTCGGCGCGGATCGAGGTGAGCGAGGTATAGGCCGGATTGGGCGTGCCGCTGGACCCGGCGGGTTCATTCGCCGCCTGTTCGCGCAGCGCATCGATCTGGCGCCGCTGCGACTGGATATCGGGGTGGCTGTCGGTCAGGCCGCGTGAGCGCATCGCGGCAAGCTGCGACTGCGCCGCCATCAGCGCGCCGCGTGCCCCGCCGCTTTCGGCGGTCATGATGCTGCGCGGTGTGCTGGCGAGCTGGCCGTTGATCGCTGCCAAGGCGCTCTGCGCGGCGGCGATATCGGCGTCGATTCCGCGCATTTCGGTGCGCATGGTCTGGAGGCGTCCGGTTACCGTGCCGGTGCCACCGATCAGATCGGGATGCTTCGCCTCGAAAATCAGGCGGCGCTGTTCGGCGGCTTCGAGTTCGCGTTTGCGGTCTTCCAGCTGCTCATCGAGAAAGGCGATGGTATCGGCAACGTCGCCGCGATTGCCGGCAATGTTGGATTCGCGGAAAATATCGATCAGGCTCTGGACGACGTCCTTGGCCAGTACCGCGTTTTCCGCGTCGCTGAGGTTTGACTTGCCAACCGTGGCGGTGATCTCGAACAGATTGTCCTGCTCGCTCTCGACCACGATATTCTCGGTCAGGCTGGCTACCGCGCTCTGCATCTCGTTGTCGGTGGCAATTTTCTCGCCAAGCTTGGTCGTGCGCACCACGCGTTCGAGATTGACCACGCTGACCAGCGTCTGGCGGACCTTGGTGATTGCCTGCTTGCCGTCGCCGGAAATTTCGAGCTGTTCGGACAGGACATCCTCGAGCTCGACGTAGATCCGTGCCCGGCTTTCATAGCTGTTGGGGATGAAGGCAACCGCAAGCCAGCCGAGGATGCAGACCCCCCAGGCCACGGCGAGCGCAAGCCAGCGGCGGTTCCACACCGTATGCAGCGCGCTGCGAAGTTCGTCGAAGACTTCCTGCATGCCCCCGCAGCCCTCTAGAAAGTGCTCTCGGGGATGATGATCACATCGCCCGGCTGGAGGAGGACATTGGCCTTGCTGTCGCCGCGCTTGAGCAGATCGGTCAGGCGCAAGGCGTATTCGCGCTGGCGGCCCAGTTGCTTGTCGAAGCGGATCAGCTTGGCGCGGTTGCCCGCAGCAAATTCGGACAGGCCGCCCACCGCGATCATCGCGTCGAGCACCGTCATGTTCGCGCGGTAAGGCAGCGAAGCCGGCTGCGCCGTCGCACCGACGATGCGGACCTGCTGGCTGAAGGTACCGGCAAACTCATTGACGATCACCGAGACCAGCGGGTCCTCGATATACTGGCTGAGCTGGAGGCGGATATCCTCTTCCAGCATCGAGGGCGTCTTGCCCACCGCCGGCATATCCTTGACCAGCGGAATGGTGATGCGGCCATCGGGGCGCACCTGGATATTCTCTGCGCCCAGTTCGGGATTGCGCCAGACATGGATCGTCAGCTCGTCGAGCGGGCCGATGACATATTCCTCGCCCGGACCTTCCTGCATCGCGACGAAGGTCGCCGGGGGCAGTTCCGTGCCACCGCCGCCCGCGCACCCGCCAAGCACCAGCGTGCTGGCGGCGCATCCGGCGACGAGAGAGGCAATACGGGTGAAGCGCATAGGTCGGTTTCCTGGTTGTGTCAGGGGATGCGCGGGCCGCATGCTGCGCCCGATACCCCCGTGTTTGGGCGAACTATTGCCCGAAAAAGGTGAACAGACGGTTAGCCATGGCGGCTGGCACCCGCAGAAATCGAAGGATTCGCGGGATTTAGCAGATCGGGTTCAGACTAGCATTTCGGCGGCAGGCCCCTGTCCCAAAAAGGCACTGGGCGAAGCGCTGGCGCCATAGGCCCCGGCGCAGAACACCGCCACCAGATCGCCGACCTCGGCGCGCGGGAGGTGGGCCTTGTCGGCCAGCCTGTCGAGCGGGGTACACAGGCACCCGACGACATTGGCCTCCTCGGCGGGCTCGGCGGCAAAGCGGCTGGCGATGGCGACGGGGTAATTGCGCCGCACCACCGTCCCGAAATTGCCCGAGGCGGCGAGCTGGTGGTGCAATCCGCCATCGGTGACGAGATAGGTTTCGCCGTAGCTTTCCTTGCGATCGACGATCCGCGTCAGGTAAACGCCCGCCTCGCCCACGAGGTAGCGGCCGAGCTCGATGAACAGTTCGGCGTCGGCAAGCGTCTCGGGCAGGTCGCGGAAGCGTTCTTCCAGCGCGGCTCCGACAGCCGCAATATCCAGCGGCTCGTCGCCCGGGAAATAGGGAATGCCGAAACCGCCGCCCATATTGAGCTTGGGCAGTGTGACCCCGGCGTCGACCGCGATGCGATGCGCGCAGTCGAGCACCTTGGCCTGCATGTCGATCACCGCTTCGGCCGACAGCGCCTGGCTGCCGGTGAAGATATGCAGGCCGCGAAAGTCGCATCCCGCGGCGACGATCTGCCGGACCAGCGCGGGGACCCGCGCGGCATCGATCCCGAAGGGCTTGGGCCCGCCGCCCATCTTCATCCCCGATCCCTTGAGCTCGAAATCGGGATTGACGCGGACCGCGAGACGCGGCGTTACGCCAAGCCGTTCGGCGATGGCCAGCGCGCGGCCCGCTTCGGCCTCGCTTTCGAGATTGAGCGTGACGCCCGCGGCGATCGCGGCTTCGAGTTCCAAGTCGCGCTTGCCCGGCCCGGCGAAACTCACCCTGCCCAGGTCGAACCCGGTCGCCCGAACCATTTCAAGCTCGCCGCCCGACGCGATATCGAGCCCGTCGGCCAGCGTTGAAACAAAGGAAAGAAGCGGGTCGAAGCTGTTGGCCTTTATCGCATAATTGATCTTCAGACGGTCGGGCATGGCGGCGCGCAGCATCTCGAAACGCTGCGCAATGCGGTCACGCGAATAGACGAACAACGGGGTCCGTCCGGCCTGTTCCACCCAATGGCTTACCGGCTTGCCGGCGATGGCCAGCTCGCCGCCGATCGCCGCATAGCTGGCGGGTATGGGGCCCAGCGGCTTCATGCGCCCAGCTCCGCCGCAATCGCGGTCCGGTCGAGCTTGCCATTGGGATTGAGCGGCAGCGTATCGCGCCAGTGGATCGCATGCGGCTGCATGAAATTGGGTAGCTCCTTCTGCAGCGCCTTGGGCAGCGCGGTCTCGGGGTCTGTGGCCTCCGCCGCGGGACGTACGACGAGATGGATCGCATGGCCGAGCCGCTCGTCCGGAACCCCCAGCGCAACCGCTTCGGCGACCAGGCCGGTGGCGAGCGCCGCGCTTTCGACTTCCTGCGGGCTGATCCTATTGCCCGCGCTCTTGATCATCGCATCGCGCCGCCCGACGAAATAGAGCAGGCCATCCTCGTCGCGCCGGACGCGGTCGCCCGACCACACCGCGGTCCCGCCATATGCGGACATTGCGGGCGCCGGGCGGAAGCGCTCCGCCGTGCGTTCAGCGTCCTGCCAATAGCCTTGCGCCACCAGCGGCCCGCAATGGACCAGTTCGCCCTCCTCGCCCGGTTCGGCGAGCGTTCCGTCATCGGCGATGACGAGGATCTCGGCGAAGAGAATGGCGCGGCCCATCGACGTGGGATGATGATCGACACACTCGGGATCGAGAAAGGTCGAACGAAAGGCCTCGGTCAGGCCGTACATGGGAAACAGGCGTGTTTGCGGGAACATAGCGCGCAAATCGCGCACGAGTTCGACGGTCAGCGCGCCGCCCGAATTGGTCAGTCGGCGCATGCTTGCAATGGCGTCGCCCGGCCATTCGACCTCCGTCAGCTGGACCCATAGCGGGGGAACCGCTGCCAGCGTCGTGACGCCGTGCCTGGCGCAGGCCTTGGCGACATCGCGCGGGAAGAGATAATCAAGCGGGACCACGCAGCCCCCCGCATACCAGGTCGACAGCAGCTGGCTCTGGCCATAGTCGAAGCTGAGCGGCAGCACCGCGAGCGTGACATCGTCGCTGGCGAGCCCGAGATAATCCGCCACACTGACGGCACCCAGCCACATATTGGCGTGGCTGAGCATCACCCCCTTGGGCTTGCCGGTCGAGCCGCTGGTATAGAGGATTGCCGTCAGATCGTCGGGATCGTGTGTCGACGCAGCCAGTGACGCGCCCTCTGCCTCGGCCGCCGCAAAGACGTCGTTCTCGTCCACGACATCGCATGACGGCGGCACATCGCCGCCGCCCAGCGACGCCAGGCGCGCCTTGGTCCCCATCAGCAGGACCGCGCCGCTATCGCCGAGGATATGCGCGACCTGTGCCCGCTTGAGCAGCGGGTTGATCGGGACATGGACCAGCCCCGCGCGCGCTGCGGCCAGCGGCAGCAGGCAGGTCAGCTCGCCCTTCGCCGCCCAGCTGGCAACGCGGGCGCCCTTTCCTGCCCGGCCTGCCAGCCATCCGGCGAGCAGCGCCACACGGT
This genomic window from Qipengyuania sp. HL-TH1 contains:
- a CDS encoding XrtA system polysaccharide chain length determinant, with the translated sequence MQEVFDELRSALHTVWNRRWLALAVAWGVCILGWLAVAFIPNSYESRARIYVELEDVLSEQLEISGDGKQAITKVRQTLVSVVNLERVVRTTKLGEKIATDNEMQSAVASLTENIVVESEQDNLFEITATVGKSNLSDAENAVLAKDVVQSLIDIFRESNIAGNRGDVADTIAFLDEQLEDRKRELEAAEQRRLIFEAKHPDLIGGTGTVTGRLQTMRTEMRGIDADIAAAQSALAAINGQLASTPRSIMTAESGGARGALMAAQSQLAAMRSRGLTDSHPDIQSQRRQIDALREQAANEPAGSSGTPNPAYTSLTSIRAERQANVQALQARKAALQSDISGLIAAQADEPAVAAEANRISRDYEVLKDKYDDLLNDREEMRLRGQVETERSAFQFEVIDPPTAPRNPAAPNRPLLLLGVLIVGLGAGAGVAFVMGQLKSSFTTADKLERTLDLPVIGTISRSMTTAARKHEKLRLKQFVAGVGALGAVCFLLLVVEMVQVGSVA
- a CDS encoding acyl-CoA ligase (AMP-forming), exosortase A system-associated, whose product is MPDPTPYPLDQLAERGDAQAPALVLRDRTLSFEELRNRVALLAGWLAGRAGKGARVASWAAKGELTCLLPLAAARAGLVHVPINPLLKRAQVAHILGDSGAVLLMGTKARLASLGGGDVPPSCDVVDENDVFAAAEAEGASLAASTHDPDDLTAILYTSGSTGKPKGVMLSHANMWLGAVSVADYLGLASDDVTLAVLPLSFDYGQSQLLSTWYAGGCVVPLDYLFPRDVAKACARHGVTTLAAVPPLWVQLTEVEWPGDAIASMRRLTNSGGALTVELVRDLRAMFPQTRLFPMYGLTEAFRSTFLDPECVDHHPTSMGRAILFAEILVIADDGTLAEPGEEGELVHCGPLVAQGYWQDAERTAERFRPAPAMSAYGGTAVWSGDRVRRDEDGLLYFVGRRDAMIKSAGNRISPQEVESAALATGLVAEAVALGVPDERLGHAIHLVVRPAAEATDPETALPKALQKELPNFMQPHAIHWRDTLPLNPNGKLDRTAIAAELGA
- a CDS encoding XrtA/PEP-CTERM system exopolysaccharide export protein; its protein translation is MRFTRIASLVAGCAASTLVLGGCAGGGGTELPPATFVAMQEGPGEEYVIGPLDELTIHVWRNPELGAENIQVRPDGRITIPLVKDMPAVGKTPSMLEEDIRLQLSQYIEDPLVSVIVNEFAGTFSQQVRIVGATAQPASLPYRANMTVLDAMIAVGGLSEFAAGNRAKLIRFDKQLGRQREYALRLTDLLKRGDSKANVLLQPGDVIIIPESTF
- a CDS encoding pyridoxal-dependent decarboxylase, exosortase A system-associated, which translates into the protein MKPLGPIPASYAAIGGELAIAGKPVSHWVEQAGRTPLFVYSRDRIAQRFEMLRAAMPDRLKINYAIKANSFDPLLSFVSTLADGLDIASGGELEMVRATGFDLGRVSFAGPGKRDLELEAAIAAGVTLNLESEAEAGRALAIAERLGVTPRLAVRVNPDFELKGSGMKMGGGPKPFGIDAARVPALVRQIVAAGCDFRGLHIFTGSQALSAEAVIDMQAKVLDCAHRIAVDAGVTLPKLNMGGGFGIPYFPGDEPLDIAAVGAALEERFRDLPETLADAELFIELGRYLVGEAGVYLTRIVDRKESYGETYLVTDGGLHHQLAASGNFGTVVRRNYPVAIASRFAAEPAEEANVVGCLCTPLDRLADKAHLPRAEVGDLVAVFCAGAYGASASPSAFLGQGPAAEMLV